A section of the Serratia liquefaciens ATCC 27592 genome encodes:
- the metJ gene encoding met regulon transcriptional regulator MetJ: MAEWNGEYVSPYAEHGKKSEQVKKITVSIPLKVLKILTDERTRRQVNNLRHATNSELLCEAFLHAFTGQPLPNDEDLRKERSDEIPEAAKLLMRELGVDPDTWEY; encoded by the coding sequence ATGGCTGAGTGGAACGGCGAGTATGTCAGCCCTTACGCTGAACACGGTAAAAAAAGCGAGCAAGTCAAAAAGATCACGGTATCCATTCCGCTGAAGGTCCTGAAAATCCTCACCGATGAACGGACCCGTCGCCAGGTCAATAACCTGCGCCACGCCACCAACAGCGAATTGCTGTGTGAAGCGTTTCTGCACGCCTTTACCGGCCAGCCGCTGCCGAACGACGAAGACCTGCGCAAAGAACGCAGCGATGAAATCCCGGAAGCCGCGAAGCTGTTGATGCGTGAATTGGGTGTGGATCCCGATACCTGGGAATACTAA
- the metB gene encoding cystathionine gamma-synthase — MTRKPATIAVRSGLNDDEQYGCVVPPIHLSSTYNFTDFNQPRAHDYSRRGNPTRDVVQRALAELEGGAGAVMTSSGMSAIHLVTTVLLQPGDLLVAPHDCYGGSYRLFDSLSKRGAYRVLFVDQGNEEALQQALAQKPKLVLIESPSNPLLRVVDIAAICDAAHAVGALTVVDNTFLSPALQQPIGLGADLVVHSCTKYLNGHSDVVAGAVIAKDKDLAVELAWWANNIGVTGGAFDSYLLLRGMRTLSPRIKAAQQNAEAIVSYLQQQPLVKKLYHPSLPQNPGHEIARRQQRGFGAMLSFELDGDEALLRRFLSALELFTLAESLGGVESLISHAATMTHAGMAAEARAAAGISESLLRISVGIEDSEDLIADLERAFQAAATR, encoded by the coding sequence ATGACGCGTAAACCTGCCACGATTGCCGTACGTAGCGGCCTGAACGATGACGAACAGTACGGCTGCGTTGTTCCGCCGATCCACCTTTCCAGCACCTATAATTTTACCGACTTCAATCAGCCTCGCGCTCATGACTACTCGCGCCGCGGGAACCCGACGCGTGACGTGGTCCAGCGTGCGCTGGCGGAACTGGAAGGCGGTGCCGGTGCGGTGATGACCAGCAGCGGGATGTCGGCGATCCATCTGGTGACCACCGTATTGCTGCAGCCCGGCGATCTGCTGGTGGCGCCGCATGATTGCTACGGCGGCAGCTACCGGTTGTTCGATAGCCTCAGCAAGCGTGGCGCTTACCGCGTGCTGTTTGTCGATCAGGGGAATGAAGAGGCGTTGCAGCAGGCATTGGCGCAAAAGCCCAAGCTGGTGCTGATTGAAAGTCCAAGTAACCCGCTGCTGCGCGTGGTGGATATTGCGGCGATATGCGATGCAGCGCACGCAGTGGGGGCCTTGACGGTGGTGGACAACACCTTCCTCAGCCCGGCGCTGCAGCAGCCCATCGGGCTGGGTGCCGATCTGGTGGTGCATTCCTGCACCAAATATCTTAACGGCCATTCCGACGTGGTCGCCGGTGCGGTGATCGCCAAAGATAAAGATCTGGCGGTGGAGCTGGCGTGGTGGGCCAATAATATCGGCGTGACCGGCGGCGCGTTCGACAGCTATTTGTTGCTGCGCGGCATGCGTACCCTGTCGCCGCGTATCAAGGCGGCGCAACAAAACGCCGAAGCTATTGTCAGTTATTTACAGCAGCAACCCTTGGTGAAAAAGCTGTATCATCCTTCTCTGCCACAGAACCCTGGGCACGAGATTGCACGTCGTCAGCAACGCGGTTTTGGCGCGATGCTCAGCTTTGAACTGGACGGTGATGAAGCGCTATTGCGCCGTTTTCTGTCTGCCCTTGAGCTGTTTACTCTGGCAGAATCGTTGGGCGGCGTAGAAAGCCTGATCTCGCATGCAGCGACCATGACCCATGCAGGTATGGCGGCAGAAGCCCGTGCGGCGGCCGGTATTTCCGAGAGCCTGCTGCGTATCTCCGTGGGTATTGAAGACAGTGAAGATTTGATTGCCGATCTGGAACGTGCCTTCCAGGCGGCGGCAACGAGGTAA
- the priA gene encoding primosomal protein N', whose translation MPVVHVALPVPLARTFDYLLPQGLQPAVGARVGVPWGKQRAIGIVTGCSETSELPLDKLKPIDSVIDDASLFSSSLWRILRWASDYYHYPIGEVLFHALPILLRQGKAAETAPLWQWFATEQGRATPPESLKRAPKQQQALAALLQRPVYRHQVNELALTESALQALRTKGLVDLRAQTVATQDWRPGFEVLGERLRLNTEQATAVGAIRSEDTQFAAWLLAGVTGSGKTEVYLSVLENILAAGKQALVLVPEIGLTPQTIARFRERFNAPVEVLHSGLNDSERLSVWLRARSGEAAIVIGTRSALFTPFARLGVIIIDEEHDSSYKQQEGWRYHARDLAVFRAREENIPMVMGSATPALETLHNVQLGKYRQLKLTQRAGNAKPAAQHLIDLKGLPLKVGLSQPLLKSMQHHLKAGNQVMLFLNRRGYAPALLCHECGWIAECQRCDHYYTFHQNQRQLRCHHCDSQRPVPHQCPQCGSTHLVSVGVGTEQLENELAPLFPETPITRIDRDTTSRKGSLEQHLADIHRGGARILIGTQMLAKGHHFPDVTLVALLDVDGALFSADFRSAERFAQLYTQVSGRAGRAGKAGEVLLQTHHPEHPLLQILLQQGYDAFAKQTLAERNSVFLPPYTSHIIVRSEDHDNQQAPQFLQQLRNLLEASPLKDDSLWVMGPVPALQSKRGGRFRWQLLLQHPSRQVLQRLMKSTLPLVGTLPQARKVKWTLDIDPIDS comes from the coding sequence ATGCCTGTTGTTCACGTTGCTTTGCCGGTACCCCTCGCCCGCACCTTCGACTATCTGCTGCCGCAAGGCCTGCAGCCTGCGGTCGGCGCGCGCGTAGGCGTTCCCTGGGGCAAGCAGCGGGCGATCGGTATCGTCACCGGCTGCAGCGAAACCAGCGAATTGCCGCTGGATAAGCTCAAACCGATCGACAGCGTGATCGACGACGCCTCCTTATTCTCCTCCAGCCTGTGGCGTATTCTTCGCTGGGCCAGCGACTATTACCATTACCCGATCGGCGAAGTGCTGTTCCACGCGCTGCCCATCCTGCTGCGTCAGGGGAAGGCGGCGGAAACGGCCCCGCTGTGGCAATGGTTCGCGACCGAACAGGGCCGCGCCACGCCGCCGGAAAGCCTGAAGCGCGCCCCCAAACAACAGCAGGCGCTGGCGGCATTGCTGCAACGCCCGGTTTATCGCCACCAGGTCAATGAACTGGCGTTAACCGAGAGCGCTTTGCAGGCCTTGCGCACCAAGGGGCTGGTCGATTTACGGGCCCAGACGGTAGCAACGCAAGACTGGCGGCCCGGCTTTGAAGTGCTGGGCGAACGGTTACGATTGAACACCGAGCAGGCAACCGCCGTGGGCGCCATCCGCAGCGAAGATACTCAGTTCGCCGCCTGGCTGCTGGCCGGGGTCACCGGCTCCGGCAAAACCGAGGTCTATCTCAGCGTGCTGGAAAACATTCTGGCTGCCGGCAAACAGGCGCTGGTGCTGGTGCCGGAAATCGGCCTGACGCCGCAAACCATCGCCCGCTTTCGCGAACGCTTCAACGCGCCGGTAGAGGTGCTGCACTCCGGTCTTAACGACAGCGAACGGCTGTCGGTGTGGTTGCGCGCCCGCAGCGGCGAAGCGGCGATTGTCATCGGCACCCGCTCGGCGCTGTTTACCCCGTTTGCACGCCTGGGCGTGATCATCATCGACGAAGAGCACGACAGCTCTTATAAACAGCAGGAAGGCTGGCGCTACCACGCACGCGATCTGGCGGTGTTTCGCGCCCGCGAGGAAAACATCCCGATGGTGATGGGCTCCGCGACACCGGCGCTGGAAACGTTGCACAACGTGCAATTGGGCAAATATCGCCAGTTGAAACTCACCCAGCGTGCAGGCAACGCCAAACCGGCGGCTCAGCACCTGATCGATCTGAAAGGCCTGCCGCTGAAGGTGGGGTTGTCGCAGCCGTTGCTGAAAAGCATGCAGCACCATTTGAAGGCCGGTAACCAGGTGATGCTGTTCCTTAACCGTCGTGGCTACGCCCCGGCGTTGCTGTGTCACGAATGCGGCTGGATTGCCGAATGCCAGCGCTGCGATCATTACTACACCTTCCACCAAAACCAACGTCAACTGCGCTGCCACCACTGCGACAGCCAGCGCCCGGTACCGCACCAGTGTCCGCAGTGCGGTTCGACGCATCTGGTGTCGGTGGGCGTCGGCACCGAACAGTTGGAAAACGAACTGGCGCCGCTGTTCCCGGAAACGCCCATCACCCGCATCGATCGCGACACCACCAGCCGCAAGGGCTCGCTGGAACAGCACCTGGCGGATATTCACCGCGGCGGTGCGCGTATTTTGATCGGTACCCAGATGCTGGCAAAAGGGCACCATTTCCCGGATGTCACGCTGGTGGCCTTGCTGGACGTTGACGGTGCGCTGTTCTCGGCCGACTTCCGTTCCGCCGAGCGTTTTGCCCAGTTGTATACCCAGGTTTCCGGTCGTGCCGGCCGGGCAGGTAAAGCCGGCGAAGTGTTGCTGCAAACCCATCATCCGGAACATCCGCTGCTGCAAATTCTGTTGCAACAGGGCTACGACGCCTTTGCCAAACAGACGCTGGCAGAGCGCAACAGCGTATTCCTGCCACCCTATACCAGCCACATCATTGTCCGTTCGGAAGATCACGACAACCAACAGGCTCCGCAATTCCTGCAGCAATTGCGCAATCTGCTGGAAGCCAGCCCGCTGAAGGACGATTCCCTGTGGGTGATGGGGCCGGTTCCCGCGCTGCAGTCAAAACGCGGCGGCCGTTTTCGTTGGCAGTTACTGTTGCAGCACCCTTCACGGCAGGTGTTACAACGGCTGATGAAGAGCACCCTGCCGTTAGTCGGTACCCTGCCGCAGGCACGCAAGGTGAAATGGACGCTGGACATCGACCCGATAGACAGCTGA
- the rpmE gene encoding 50S ribosomal protein L31 produces the protein MKQGIHPKYEEVTANCSCGNVIKIRSTVGHDLNLDVCGECHPFYTGKQRDVATGGRVDRFNKRFSVPGAKK, from the coding sequence ATGAAACAAGGTATCCACCCAAAATACGAAGAAGTTACTGCTAACTGCTCTTGCGGTAACGTGATCAAAATCCGCTCTACCGTGGGTCACGATCTGAACCTGGACGTTTGTGGCGAATGCCACCCGTTCTACACTGGCAAGCAGCGTGACGTTGCTACCGGTGGCCGCGTTGACCGCTTCAACAAGCGTTTCAGCGTGCCAGGCGCTAAGAAATAA
- a CDS encoding bifunctional aspartate kinase/homoserine dehydrogenase II, giving the protein MNAIAVAGPVSGRQLHKFGGSSLADVKCYLRVAGIMAEYSQPGDMMVVSAAGSTTNQLISWLKLSQSDRLSAHQVQQTLRRYHSDLISGLLPPETAEPLIAEFIQDLERLAVLLDEKLDDVIYAEVVGHGEIWSARLMAAVLNKLDMQAAWLDARDFLRAERAAQPQVDEGRSYPLLQQLLAQHPGKRLVVTGFISRNDAGETVLLGRNGSDYSATQVGALAGAERVTIWSDVAGVYSADPRKVKDACLLPLLRLDEASELARLAAPVLHTRTLQPVSGSDIDLQLRCSYQPEQGSTRIERVLASGTGAKIVTSHDDVCLIELQVASQHDFKLAQQELDLVLKRAQIKPLAVGVHPDRSLVQLCYTSEVVNSVLHTLQNAGLPGELQLREGLALVALVGAGVCKNPLHSHRFYQQLKDQPVEFIWQAEDGISMVAVLRQGPTALLIQGLHQTLFRAEKRIGLVLFGKGNIGARWLELFAREQKNISARSGFEFSLAGVVDSRRSLLNYDGLDASRVLAFFEDEAQELDEESLFLWMRAHPFDDLVVLDVTASENLAEQYLDFASYGFHVISANKLAGASCSANYRQIRDAFAKTGRHWLYNATVGAGLPVNHTVRDLRDSGDSILAISGIFSGTLSWLFLQFDGTVPFTDLVDQAWQQGLTEPDPRVDLSGQDVMRKLVILAREAGYDIEPNQVRVESLVPAGAELGSVDQFFENGDALNQQMLQRFEAASEMGLVLRHVARFDANGKARVGVEAVRPEHPLASLLPCDNVFAIESRWYRDNPLVIRGPGAGRDVTAGAIQSDLNRLAQLL; this is encoded by the coding sequence ATGAATGCAATTGCGGTAGCAGGGCCGGTGAGCGGGCGTCAACTGCACAAGTTTGGCGGCAGCAGCCTGGCGGACGTGAAGTGTTATCTGCGGGTGGCCGGGATCATGGCCGAATACAGCCAGCCAGGCGACATGATGGTGGTGTCGGCTGCCGGCAGCACCACCAACCAACTGATTAGCTGGCTGAAGCTTAGTCAGAGCGATCGCCTTTCTGCGCATCAGGTTCAGCAGACGCTGCGTCGTTATCACAGCGATTTGATTAGCGGTCTGTTACCGCCGGAAACCGCTGAACCCTTGATCGCCGAGTTTATTCAGGATCTGGAGCGTCTGGCCGTGTTGCTGGACGAAAAGCTCGACGACGTCATCTATGCCGAGGTGGTTGGCCACGGCGAGATCTGGTCGGCGCGCCTGATGGCGGCGGTACTGAACAAGCTGGATATGCAGGCGGCCTGGTTGGACGCGCGCGATTTCCTGCGGGCGGAACGTGCTGCCCAGCCGCAGGTTGATGAAGGCCGTTCTTATCCTCTGCTGCAACAATTGCTGGCACAGCATCCGGGCAAACGCCTGGTGGTGACCGGTTTTATTTCACGTAATGACGCCGGTGAAACCGTGCTGTTAGGGCGTAACGGCAGTGACTATTCCGCCACGCAGGTCGGTGCGTTGGCCGGTGCGGAGCGCGTGACCATCTGGAGCGACGTGGCTGGGGTCTACAGCGCCGATCCCCGCAAGGTGAAAGACGCCTGCCTGCTGCCGCTGCTGCGCCTGGACGAAGCCAGTGAACTGGCGCGTTTGGCGGCTCCGGTGCTGCACACCCGTACTTTGCAGCCGGTATCCGGCAGCGATATCGATCTTCAACTGCGTTGCAGTTATCAGCCGGAACAGGGTTCAACGCGTATCGAACGCGTGCTGGCCTCGGGCACCGGTGCGAAGATCGTCACCAGCCATGACGACGTGTGTTTGATTGAGCTGCAGGTTGCCAGTCAGCATGATTTTAAACTGGCGCAGCAAGAGTTGGATTTGGTGCTTAAGCGCGCGCAGATCAAACCGTTGGCGGTAGGGGTTCATCCGGACCGCAGTCTGGTTCAGCTGTGCTACACCTCCGAAGTGGTGAACAGCGTCCTGCACACGCTGCAAAACGCGGGGCTGCCGGGTGAGCTGCAACTGCGCGAAGGCTTGGCGCTGGTGGCGCTGGTAGGTGCCGGCGTTTGTAAAAACCCGCTGCACAGCCATCGCTTCTATCAGCAACTGAAAGACCAGCCGGTAGAGTTTATCTGGCAGGCTGAAGACGGCATCAGCATGGTGGCGGTGCTGCGTCAGGGGCCAACCGCGCTGCTGATTCAGGGCCTGCATCAGACCCTGTTCCGCGCTGAAAAACGTATTGGTCTGGTGCTGTTCGGCAAAGGCAATATCGGCGCACGCTGGCTGGAGTTGTTTGCCCGCGAGCAGAAAAACATCTCCGCCCGCAGCGGCTTCGAATTCAGCCTGGCGGGCGTGGTGGACAGTCGCCGCAGCCTGCTCAATTACGACGGGCTGGACGCCAGCCGCGTATTGGCCTTCTTCGAGGACGAAGCGCAGGAACTGGACGAGGAGTCGTTGTTCTTGTGGATGCGCGCGCACCCGTTTGACGATCTGGTGGTGCTGGACGTGACCGCCAGTGAAAATCTGGCCGAGCAGTATCTGGACTTCGCCAGCTACGGTTTCCATGTGATCAGCGCCAACAAACTGGCGGGAGCGTCGTGCAGCGCCAACTATCGCCAAATTCGTGATGCCTTTGCCAAGACCGGCCGCCACTGGCTGTATAACGCTACCGTCGGTGCCGGTCTGCCGGTCAACCATACGGTACGCGATCTGCGCGACAGTGGTGACAGCATTCTGGCCATTAGCGGCATCTTCTCCGGTACGCTGTCCTGGCTGTTCCTGCAGTTCGACGGCACGGTGCCGTTCACCGACCTGGTGGATCAGGCCTGGCAACAGGGGCTGACAGAACCGGATCCCCGCGTCGATCTCTCCGGTCAGGATGTGATGCGCAAGCTGGTGATCCTGGCGCGCGAAGCGGGCTACGACATTGAGCCGAATCAGGTGCGGGTGGAGTCGCTGGTGCCTGCGGGCGCAGAGCTTGGCTCCGTGGATCAGTTCTTTGAAAATGGTGATGCGTTGAACCAACAGATGCTGCAGCGCTTTGAGGCCGCCAGTGAAATGGGGCTGGTGCTGCGCCATGTTGCGCGTTTCGATGCCAACGGCAAGGCGCGGGTCGGTGTAGAAGCGGTCCGCCCTGAGCACCCGCTGGCGTCGTTGCTGCCT